The genomic window CGGTGCGCCGCTGGCCGGAGCCCAGCTTGTGCATGCCCTGGTGGAGGAATACATCCCCTTCATCATCCTGCTCACCGCGCTGTTCACGGTGGCGGGGGGCATCCATATTCGCGGCAACCTGCATGGCGCACCCGGGCTCAACACGGCCATTCTTGCGATTGGCGCGGTGCTTGCGAGCTTCATGGGAACCACGGGCGCCTCGATGCTGCTGATCAGGCCGCTGATCCGCGCCAACGACAACCGCGTGAGCAAGGCGCACGTGGTGGTGTTTTTCATCTTCATCGTGTCGAACGCGGGCGGCTCGCTCACGCCGCTGGGCGACCCACCGCTGTTCCTCGGCTTCCTGAAGGGCGTCGACTTTTTCTGGACGGCGAAAAACATCTTTCCCGAAACGCTGTTTCTCATCGGCACGTTGCTGGCACTGTTCTACGTGATCGACCGCCATCACTACCGCAAGGAGGGCGTGCTGCCGTTCGACCCGACGCCCGATACCCAGCGCCTCGGCTTCGACGGTGCGGCCAATTTCTGGCTGCTGGGCGGCATCATCTTCTTCGTGCTGCTCTCGGGCATCTGGAAGTCGCCCGTGGGCTTCGATGTGTTCGGCACGAGGGTGGGCCTGCCGGGGCTGGTGCGCGACATCGGCCTGATCGCCATCACGCTGCTTTCGCTCAAGATCACCTCGGCCAAGGTGCATGCCGACAACCAATTCGAATGGGGCCCGATGGCCGAGGTGGCCAAGCTGTTCGCGGGCATCTTCCTGACCATCATTCCCGTGATCGCCATGCTCAAGGCGGGCGTACACGGGCCCTTCAGCTCGGTGGTGGCCGCGGTGACCCGCTCCGATGGCCTGCCCGATCCGGCGATGTACTTCTGGGCCACGGGCATCCTGAGCTCGTTCCTGGACAACGCACCGACCTACCTGGTGTTCTTCAACACCGCGGGCGGCGAGGCCGCGGCCCTCATGACCACCTACGCCACCACACTGGCAGCCGTTTCAGCCGGCGCCGTGTTCATGGGCGCCAACACGTACATCGGAAATGCGCCCAACCTCATGGTCAAGGCCATTGCCGAGAGCCGCGGCGTGCGCATGCCGAGCTTCTTCGGCTACATGGCATGGTCGGTGGCCATCCT from Variovorax paradoxus includes these protein-coding regions:
- a CDS encoding sodium:proton antiporter, with amino-acid sequence MKKTVRLAAAAVLPMMFPALAMAAEFDGSKLSALWGVPFAGILLSIALMPLLAPGFWHHHYGKISAAWALAFLLPFAAIYGAPLAGAQLVHALVEEYIPFIILLTALFTVAGGIHIRGNLHGAPGLNTAILAIGAVLASFMGTTGASMLLIRPLIRANDNRVSKAHVVVFFIFIVSNAGGSLTPLGDPPLFLGFLKGVDFFWTAKNIFPETLFLIGTLLALFYVIDRHHYRKEGVLPFDPTPDTQRLGFDGAANFWLLGGIIFFVLLSGIWKSPVGFDVFGTRVGLPGLVRDIGLIAITLLSLKITSAKVHADNQFEWGPMAEVAKLFAGIFLTIIPVIAMLKAGVHGPFSSVVAAVTRSDGLPDPAMYFWATGILSSFLDNAPTYLVFFNTAGGEAAALMTTYATTLAAVSAGAVFMGANTYIGNAPNLMVKAIAESRGVRMPSFFGYMAWSVAILIPLFVLSTFIFFR